Below is a window of Desulfurococcus amylolyticus Z-533 DNA.
GGGCCAGAGGATTCTCTTGGCACCATTCGGCAGTGGTGCTGGTAGTGACGCCTACAGTATCGTTGTAACTGATAGGATCACGGAGAAACAGGAATTAGCACCCACCGTGGATGACTATATAGTGAGGAAGACATCGATAGATTATGCCCTATATGCTAAATACAGGAGACTGATTAACAGGATAAGGTGAAAAATGATGAAGATATCTATACCTCCATCCTGGAGAACAAGACTTGACAGATACAGGCTTAAAGCCAGTAAGTGCAGGGACTGTGGTAGAGTGGCCTATCCGGCTTCAAGTATATGCAGGTTCTGTGGGTCAAGGAATATTGAATATATCGAGTTGATAAATGAGGAGGCCAGGTTGATCACGTGGACAATAATTTATAGCGCGATGGAGGGCTTCGAGGAGAAACGCCCCCTCATGATAGGTATACTGGAGACCATTAATAGTAAGGCACGGATAATGGCTCCCCTCACCGATGTATTACCAGAGGAGTTAAAGCCGGGTATTTTAATGGAGCCGGTCTTGAGGAGGATATCCGAGGACAATGAAGCAGGATTAATACACTACGGAATATCATATAGACCGGTGTTTAAGCGAGTTGGAGTCTAACATAGATTTTTTACTTGAATCCCTTAGGAAATCCGGGAAGCCATTTGAATACATAAATGAATTAAAACTAAGTGAAAACCTGAGAGCACTTCTAAGGCGCCTCTACATACAGAGCAAGGAAGGCATCAGTCTCTCGGCTATTGGGTCTACAATACTTGATTTTGCAGAGGGGGATTACGAGGGATTCAACGTAATAGGGGCTTTACAAATACCTATCGGGGTGATAGGGGTTTTAAATCTATTCATAAATAATGAGAAAACCGAGATCTATGTTGTCGCCCCCTTCATTAAAGGCAGGCTGCTTAATAGGTTAAGGGATAGTATCCTCATCTTGGAAAGCTCTATTGTTAACATTGGTATCAAAGACTATGAGGGTGTATGTAATTCTGACGCGTATGTAACGTTCAGTGATCATAAAGATGTATTGGATCCATTGGTTTTTCCAAGACTATATAGTGATCCAGTTTTCCTCGGTGTGAAACACTCATATATGGCCCTCATATACTATATGCTCGGCCTCGATGCATTTTCTGCAGGGATACCGGTGGCTCCAAGCGAGTATACTATTAACGGGGACACCCTGAGATACAAGGTTATACATGATGCACCATATCAATTGCTGAATAATACGATCACCAGTGAGATCAGGGAGTTACTTAAAGCCGTTGAGAAACCCTATATATGCGCTGTACTCCTCCTCTACTCATTAATATTTGATTTAGGGCATGCTTCCCCCACCGCTAAGACTTAGGAACACCTCGTATTGTTTCTCAGCGGTTTTCACAGGTAGATCACCTAGAACAATGAATTCCCAAGGTAGTTTACCACCGAATTCGTATCCCTTTAACACGTAACTGGATCTAAGATACCTGTCTCCAAGGGTTTTCCTCCAAGCCGATAACCCTCCACCACGGGTTGCCACGTTGATGAATACATTGTCTAATGGCATACTGGATAAAGCTATATAGGCTTGTATGAATCCCCATTCTATATCATATGGTCTCGCATCTATTAACCCCCTTAACTCCCCCCTATATAAGCCGAGTATTTCCTTAAGCTTAGCTGGTTCCTCCATCCCAATCCACTGAAACATCGTATGAGGCTTCGGTATTAATGGGTTGAGCGATATTGAGAGCTCTCTACCATGCCTCCTAGCTGAGCTGGCCAGCTTCTTCAGAGTATTGATGTCTATTTTAACCTCATCGATGCGGGTTCCTTTCACACCATATATCATGTATAATTTAATATTGAAGCCTTGTTTCAGGATGTCTTCTATAGTATTCGCTATTTCATCATGGAGGCTCACGTACTTGAAGAACACTCTATGGAGTAATGGACTAAACGTCTCCGGTGCCAGGCTAAGAGTCCTCTGACCTATCTCTTTGATTAACTCTAGTACATTGCTCCTCAACGCAGTAAGCCTTAGTGAGGGTAGTGAGGCTTTTATTTTCTCCTGTGAGATGTATTCAAGTAGTTTCACATGGGTTGGGGATACTGGGAATGAGAGACTATATATTACTACCCTCCTACCCCATATACTACTCGATAACCCCTCCTCCATAATCTCCTTAAGCATCATTATACTCCTCTCTCTATATGGCTGGAAAACCCTTGATTCAAGGCAGAAGCTACACCAGTACGGGCATCCTCTGCTAACCTCGAGCTTAAAGCCCCCGCCATATATCGGTTCAATCTCCGTGTTTTCCACCTGGTGAACAGGGTGAGCCGCATCATCGAGCCTTTCAACATACTTCCTTATAATTTTCTCCCCATCATTAACGCCTGGAACGTAGACGTATGTGAGTCCAGCTATTTCTTCCAGGAACCGTTTCTTATCCATCGTCTCAAACCATTTCAGTAACACTTTTTCCAGTGTGACCTCGGCTTCACCTATAACGAATGCATCTATTATGCCGCTGTATGGGATAGGATTCTCCATGACAACTGGTCCCCCCGCGATTATTGGTGTATCACGTTGCTCACGCTTAACCGGTATTTTCCCAGCTATCAATAGCCTCACGAGGTTTACTATGTCTGGCTCATAGTGTAGCGTGGTTAGTATGAGGCCGAAGTATTTTAATGGAGTGTTTGTTTCAAGGCTTCTAGGGGGAGGTTCATCACCTGTGAGTCTCGTATTAGTGAATCTCTCAGTGTATGCTTCATTCATACTGTTTGATAATTGATATATGATGTCGGGGGCTAAGCTGGAAATCATCACTCTGTATATGCTTGGATAAATATATGCTATCCTCGCCTTTACTTTAACTGGGTTCTTATATATCGTGTTCAATTCCACCCGCGTATCTCCTCCACGATATTAAGCTTTATATACCATATATACCTATACGTATATCTCGGTGTAAGCATGATCGATTACTCCAGGTTCATTAGTAAGGTTGCCTCGAATATTAAGGCATCGGAGATACGTGAACTACTAGCAATAATACGAGGTAGAAAGGATGTAATAAGTTTTGCAGGAGGCATACCAGACCCAGCCTTATTTCCACGTAAAGAACTAGCAAAAATAGCTGGAATAGTCATCGAGAAATACGGTGACGATGCATTACAGTACAGCGAAACCAAGGGGATAATAGAGGTTAGGGAGACATTGAGCGACTTCCTAGCTAGAAAGAGGGAGATACATGCCGATGCAGAGGACATAATTATAACTAGTGGGAGCCAGTCGGCCCTAGACATAGTTTCAAGGGCCCTCATAGATCCAGGCGACATAGTGATAACTGAGAGCCCATCATATCTGGCAGCACTTGGAGCATTCAAGATGAATGGCGCCAAACTAAT
It encodes the following:
- a CDS encoding Zn-ribbon domain-containing OB-fold protein; its protein translation is MKISIPPSWRTRLDRYRLKASKCRDCGRVAYPASSICRFCGSRNIEYIELINEEARLITWTIIYSAMEGFEEKRPLMIGILETINSKARIMAPLTDVLPEELKPGILMEPVLRRISEDNEAGLIHYGISYRPVFKRVGV
- a CDS encoding 3-hydroxy-3-methylglutaryl-CoA reductase, whose protein sequence is MESNIDFLLESLRKSGKPFEYINELKLSENLRALLRRLYIQSKEGISLSAIGSTILDFAEGDYEGFNVIGALQIPIGVIGVLNLFINNEKTEIYVVAPFIKGRLLNRLRDSILILESSIVNIGIKDYEGVCNSDAYVTFSDHKDVLDPLVFPRLYSDPVFLGVKHSYMALIYYMLGLDAFSAGIPVAPSEYTINGDTLRYKVIHDAPYQLLNNTITSEIRELLKAVEKPYICAVLLLYSLIFDLGHASPTAKT
- a CDS encoding radical SAM protein, which gives rise to MELNTIYKNPVKVKARIAYIYPSIYRVMISSLAPDIIYQLSNSMNEAYTERFTNTRLTGDEPPPRSLETNTPLKYFGLILTTLHYEPDIVNLVRLLIAGKIPVKREQRDTPIIAGGPVVMENPIPYSGIIDAFVIGEAEVTLEKVLLKWFETMDKKRFLEEIAGLTYVYVPGVNDGEKIIRKYVERLDDAAHPVHQVENTEIEPIYGGGFKLEVSRGCPYWCSFCLESRVFQPYRERSIMMLKEIMEEGLSSSIWGRRVVIYSLSFPVSPTHVKLLEYISQEKIKASLPSLRLTALRSNVLELIKEIGQRTLSLAPETFSPLLHRVFFKYVSLHDEIANTIEDILKQGFNIKLYMIYGVKGTRIDEVKIDINTLKKLASSARRHGRELSISLNPLIPKPHTMFQWIGMEEPAKLKEILGLYRGELRGLIDARPYDIEWGFIQAYIALSSMPLDNVFINVATRGGGLSAWRKTLGDRYLRSSYVLKGYEFGGKLPWEFIVLGDLPVKTAEKQYEVFLSLSGGGSMP